The following proteins are encoded in a genomic region of Blastopirellula marina:
- a CDS encoding DUF1501 domain-containing protein, producing the protein MNSQYSHRPEACLSRRDMLTRMGTGLGMMGLAGLLGDDKLLAADAESAAQAASYQNPLAPKPPHFRAKAKHVIHLFMTGGPSHVDTFDPKPLLNKYHGKPLPGGENLRTERKTGAALGSPFKFQKYGESGIEVSELFSHTAQHIDDIAVIRSMHAEVPNHEPSLGLMNCGASVAVRPAFGSWLTYGMGTENQNLPGYIVMCPHGYPTKQTQNWQSAFLPGVYQGTYVDTRYTEVEKLIENVKNSHLSLDAQRQQVDLLQQMNAQHREQRGFDPALESRVQSFELAYRMQMEATDAFDVSREPKNVLEAYGDGIQARQILIARRLVERGVRFVQVFHDQGQPWDSHDDLEKNHRRLAGQCDKAIGALITDLKRLGLFEDTLILWGGEFGRTPTVELPKPGSNAGKVNGRDHNHYGFTCWLAGGGIKGGQVYGSTDETGFKAEENPVHVHDLHATMLHALGFDHKKLTYRYAGRDYRLTDVHGNVIHDLLS; encoded by the coding sequence ATGAATAGCCAATACTCACACCGACCGGAAGCTTGTCTCAGTCGTCGCGATATGTTGACGCGAATGGGAACCGGACTGGGAATGATGGGGCTCGCCGGTTTGCTGGGTGACGACAAGCTGTTGGCTGCCGACGCTGAATCGGCCGCCCAGGCAGCTTCTTATCAAAACCCACTTGCACCGAAGCCACCTCACTTCCGGGCGAAAGCGAAGCATGTTATTCATTTGTTCATGACGGGTGGTCCGTCGCACGTTGATACCTTCGATCCGAAACCACTGCTAAACAAATACCATGGTAAGCCGTTGCCGGGCGGAGAGAACCTGCGCACAGAACGAAAGACGGGCGCTGCCCTTGGTTCTCCCTTCAAGTTTCAGAAGTATGGGGAGAGCGGGATCGAAGTTAGCGAACTTTTTTCGCACACCGCCCAGCATATCGACGACATCGCCGTGATTCGTTCGATGCATGCCGAAGTGCCCAATCATGAGCCTTCCCTGGGCTTGATGAACTGTGGGGCCTCAGTGGCCGTGCGTCCTGCATTTGGTAGTTGGCTAACCTACGGCATGGGGACCGAAAATCAGAACCTGCCTGGCTATATTGTGATGTGCCCGCATGGCTATCCGACCAAGCAGACCCAAAACTGGCAGTCTGCCTTTTTGCCAGGTGTGTACCAAGGAACGTATGTCGACACGCGGTATACGGAAGTTGAAAAGCTAATCGAGAATGTGAAGAACTCGCATCTCTCGCTGGACGCCCAACGGCAGCAGGTCGATCTTCTTCAGCAAATGAATGCTCAACATCGAGAGCAACGTGGATTTGATCCCGCGCTGGAGTCACGCGTCCAATCGTTCGAGTTGGCTTACCGAATGCAAATGGAAGCGACCGACGCCTTCGACGTTTCGCGCGAACCAAAGAATGTTCTAGAGGCCTACGGCGATGGCATCCAGGCCCGTCAGATCTTGATTGCTCGTCGGTTAGTCGAACGGGGTGTTCGCTTTGTTCAGGTCTTCCACGACCAAGGTCAGCCTTGGGATAGTCACGACGACTTGGAGAAAAATCATCGCCGCCTGGCAGGTCAGTGCGATAAGGCCATCGGGGCGCTAATCACCGATCTCAAGCGATTAGGTTTGTTTGAAGACACCCTGATTCTGTGGGGCGGTGAATTTGGCCGGACCCCGACTGTTGAACTGCCGAAGCCTGGCTCGAATGCCGGTAAGGTAAATGGTCGCGACCACAATCACTACGGTTTCACTTGCTGGTTGGCTGGCGGTGGGATCAAGGGTGGACAAGTCTACGGTTCGACCGACGAAACCGGTTTCAAAGCGGAAGAAAACCCCGTCCACGTCCATGATCTGCACGCCACCATGCTGCACGCATTGGGCTTCGATCACAAGAAGCTGACTTACCGCTACGCCGGGCGTGACTACCGGCTGACCGACGTGCATGGCAACGTGATCCACGATTTGCTTTCGTAG
- a CDS encoding TlpA family protein disulfide reductase, which translates to MTRGWNVFTLALLYIGAIGISSPVFADEVANQDSATTEKGFSPASVEEGLTQVDAYLRDQSDESFSIQDRLKQGIKMLDQIWLIDSEAEPKKKLIWMRFSLRMALTRMGEEESLTELAAELKKAGEIDNPEVAAEAKDASLTLELMLLREETVPQRLAFVKQKAKEIEAMEISPLSAKLGMTLAKNLEIVKDNDQASLIVESLANHFAKSSDEAIQEIATDMQGFARRINLVGNTMKVVGKKLDGADLNWASYKGKVVLVDFWATWCGPCIGEFPNMKKLYEAYHPHGFEIVGISLDDSKTDVEQFVAARELPWTIVCNAEGDDYRGFSDENARYYGINAIPQMIFVGKDGIVIDTEARGERLEELLAEAFPDVRVPAEQTEPAATE; encoded by the coding sequence ATGACACGCGGTTGGAACGTATTCACATTGGCACTGCTTTACATCGGTGCGATCGGAATCAGCTCACCCGTTTTTGCGGATGAAGTGGCCAATCAAGATTCCGCTACCACAGAGAAAGGCTTTTCGCCTGCTTCGGTCGAGGAAGGGCTGACGCAAGTCGATGCCTATCTTCGTGACCAATCCGACGAAAGCTTCTCGATCCAAGATCGCCTGAAACAGGGCATCAAAATGCTGGACCAAATCTGGCTCATTGACTCGGAAGCAGAACCGAAGAAGAAGCTCATTTGGATGCGATTCTCGCTGCGCATGGCTCTAACGCGGATGGGCGAAGAGGAAAGCCTCACCGAATTGGCTGCCGAACTAAAGAAGGCTGGCGAGATCGACAATCCGGAAGTCGCAGCCGAGGCGAAGGATGCTTCGCTCACGCTTGAGTTGATGCTCCTTCGTGAGGAAACAGTTCCGCAGCGACTCGCGTTCGTAAAGCAGAAGGCGAAGGAGATCGAAGCGATGGAAATCAGCCCGCTTTCCGCAAAACTGGGCATGACACTCGCCAAGAATCTAGAGATTGTCAAAGACAACGATCAGGCCTCGTTAATCGTAGAGAGCCTAGCCAATCATTTCGCGAAGTCGTCCGACGAAGCCATCCAAGAGATTGCCACCGACATGCAAGGCTTCGCACGCCGAATTAACCTTGTCGGAAACACGATGAAAGTCGTTGGCAAGAAGCTCGATGGCGCAGACTTGAACTGGGCCTCTTACAAAGGGAAAGTTGTGCTGGTCGACTTCTGGGCCACCTGGTGCGGTCCATGCATCGGCGAGTTCCCGAATATGAAGAAGCTGTACGAAGCCTATCATCCGCATGGCTTCGAGATTGTCGGCATTAGCCTGGACGATTCCAAAACGGATGTCGAGCAGTTTGTCGCCGCCCGTGAACTTCCCTGGACGATTGTCTGTAACGCCGAGGGAGACGACTATCGCGGCTTTTCTGATGAAAACGCTCGCTACTACGGGATCAATGCGATCCCGCAAATGATATTCGTCGGCAAGGACGGTATCGTCATCGATACCGAAGCTCGCGGCGAGCGACTAGAAGAACTGTTAGCCGAAGCATTCCCAGATGTCAGAGTCCCTGCAGAACAAACGGAACCCGCCGCCACCGAGTAA
- a CDS encoding TlpA family protein disulfide reductase, with amino-acid sequence MKFAWQIGLATLLAVGFVGNVSPAWAADEAPAAEDTPAATEEKTEEFAPTSVEEGTTELISLLRTGGDAKLPPKERYTKAVDMVETMWGMDRTPAESKQLFTLKVQLLMSLERMGDAEAGKQASEFLTKTSEGSDPELASQARKMMFSIRIGKIRSMAPAEQQAAIDEIKGEIMEGEPTVSSADLASQLASSLSYMLKPEDAAKEIGDLADHFKDSGDSEVEKAAASLIGMARRFNLPGNPIELTGTTLDGKDLNFPAAFKGKTVVVDFWATWCGPCIAEFPNMKKLYKAYHPHGFEIVGISLDDTKPVVEKFVEEREIPWTIVWNDKGGDRGWSDVNSVRYGITGIPTMIFVGKDGNVESITARGHQLDKLLAEAYPDVKLEDEKPEAKAEGAGE; translated from the coding sequence ATGAAATTCGCTTGGCAGATCGGACTAGCAACACTTTTAGCCGTCGGTTTCGTCGGAAACGTCAGCCCAGCCTGGGCCGCAGATGAAGCCCCAGCAGCCGAAGACACACCGGCAGCCACCGAAGAAAAGACGGAAGAGTTCGCTCCGACGTCGGTCGAAGAAGGTACGACAGAATTGATTTCGCTCCTTCGTACTGGTGGTGACGCCAAGCTTCCGCCGAAGGAACGCTATACCAAAGCGGTCGACATGGTCGAGACGATGTGGGGCATGGATCGCACGCCTGCCGAATCCAAGCAACTGTTCACCTTGAAAGTTCAATTGCTGATGTCACTTGAACGAATGGGTGACGCGGAAGCCGGCAAGCAAGCCAGTGAATTCCTGACCAAGACCAGCGAAGGAAGTGATCCCGAACTCGCCTCGCAAGCTCGCAAAATGATGTTCAGCATCCGCATCGGTAAAATTCGCTCGATGGCACCTGCCGAACAACAAGCAGCGATCGACGAGATCAAGGGTGAGATCATGGAAGGTGAACCGACCGTGAGCTCGGCCGACCTCGCCTCCCAGTTGGCGAGCAGCTTGTCGTACATGCTGAAGCCAGAAGATGCGGCGAAGGAAATTGGCGATCTAGCCGACCACTTCAAAGACTCTGGCGACTCAGAAGTTGAAAAGGCCGCTGCTTCCCTAATCGGCATGGCACGACGCTTCAACCTGCCAGGCAATCCAATCGAACTGACCGGCACCACGCTGGACGGCAAAGACCTCAACTTCCCGGCGGCCTTCAAAGGCAAGACCGTGGTTGTCGACTTCTGGGCTACCTGGTGTGGTCCGTGCATCGCAGAATTCCCGAACATGAAGAAGCTGTACAAGGCCTACCACCCACACGGCTTCGAGATCGTCGGCATCAGCCTTGACGACACCAAACCCGTCGTCGAGAAGTTCGTTGAAGAACGTGAAATCCCTTGGACAATCGTTTGGAACGACAAGGGTGGCGATCGAGGTTGGTCCGATGTCAACTCGGTTCGTTACGGAATCACCGGTATCCCTACGATGATCTTCGTTGGTAAGGATGGCAACGTTGAATCGATCACAGCTCGCGGTCACCAGCTCGACAAACTTCTGGCAGAAGCTTATCCAGACGTGAAACTGGAAGACGAGAAACCGGAAGCCAAGGCCGAAGGGGCTGGCGAATAA
- a CDS encoding alpha-amylase/4-alpha-glucanotransferase domain-containing protein: MSNTIRLCLVLHNHQPIGNFDGVFEQAYQDSYLPFLDVFDCYPDVKIGLHTSGPLMEWLDEHHPEYLDRLAAHVKSGRIEIIGGVFYEAILPMIPPRDRVGQIASYTKWLTDRLGAKIQGMWMPERVWEQQLTADIADAGIQYTILDDFHFKNAGLAQDELYGYYVTEEYGKLLSVFPGSEKMRYLLPFAPAQDTINYLRGIADQFPNSVIVFGDDGEKFGTWPDTKAHVYDRGWLAQFFELLTANKDWLITTTLAEATEALPPVGKVYIPEGSYREMTEWAMPAQQQMDYEDLVHEMEHDERWDKIKRYIRGGYWRNFKVRYPETDEMYSRALSISNRLAAAEANGCDSRLLELAKRELYRGQCNCSYWHGAFGGTYLPHLRNAVYNHLIAADNLLDQAEHKPASFIEAEVADFNLDARQEVRLEDEKLIALLAPATGGTLYELDVRSICHNLLATLSRRPEAYHRKVLAGPSAAGGEVASIHDRVVFKQEGLDKMLQYDTYQRKTLVDHFFDNNASLEQVALNNAMERGDFVETPYEAKLRRNPDRIQVQMSRAGNAWGIPLTITKGVTMTAGSSVLEIAYLLEGLPQDQALHFAVEMNLAGLPSGADDRYFHQADGKKLGHLGTQLDLHEVQDLGLKDEWLGIDCRWSADRPTSLWTFPISTVSQSEGGFEMVHQSVCMMPHWWVQGDAEGRWSVVMQLEIDTAMAESRMPKVVRESVNAG; the protein is encoded by the coding sequence ATGAGCAATACGATCCGTCTGTGCTTGGTCCTGCACAATCATCAACCGATCGGCAATTTTGATGGCGTCTTCGAGCAGGCCTACCAGGACAGTTACCTTCCCTTCCTGGATGTCTTTGATTGCTACCCCGACGTCAAGATCGGTCTGCACACTAGCGGCCCGTTGATGGAATGGCTGGACGAACATCATCCTGAATACCTCGATCGTCTTGCGGCGCACGTGAAGAGCGGCCGCATCGAGATCATTGGCGGTGTCTTCTACGAAGCCATCCTGCCGATGATTCCACCGCGCGATCGCGTTGGACAAATCGCCAGCTACACCAAATGGCTAACCGATCGCCTGGGTGCCAAGATCCAAGGCATGTGGATGCCCGAGCGGGTCTGGGAACAACAGCTCACCGCCGACATCGCCGACGCTGGCATTCAATACACGATCCTGGACGACTTCCATTTCAAGAATGCTGGACTCGCGCAAGACGAACTGTACGGCTACTACGTGACCGAAGAATACGGCAAGCTGCTTTCCGTATTCCCAGGCAGCGAGAAGATGCGATATCTCTTGCCGTTCGCTCCCGCCCAAGACACCATCAACTACCTGCGTGGTATCGCCGATCAGTTCCCCAATTCGGTCATCGTGTTCGGTGACGACGGCGAGAAGTTCGGTACCTGGCCCGATACGAAGGCTCACGTCTACGATCGCGGATGGTTAGCCCAGTTCTTCGAGCTGCTGACGGCCAATAAAGATTGGCTGATCACGACCACCCTAGCCGAAGCGACCGAAGCGTTGCCGCCCGTTGGCAAGGTTTACATCCCAGAAGGTAGCTATCGCGAAATGACGGAGTGGGCAATGCCTGCTCAGCAGCAGATGGACTACGAAGATCTGGTCCACGAAATGGAGCATGACGAACGCTGGGACAAGATCAAGCGTTACATCCGTGGCGGGTACTGGCGAAACTTCAAGGTTCGCTACCCAGAAACAGACGAGATGTATAGTCGTGCGTTAAGCATTAGCAATCGCCTGGCCGCTGCCGAAGCCAACGGATGCGATTCACGTCTGCTTGAATTGGCGAAGCGTGAACTTTACCGCGGTCAATGCAACTGCAGTTACTGGCACGGAGCATTCGGCGGCACCTACCTGCCTCACCTTCGAAATGCGGTTTACAACCACTTGATCGCAGCGGACAACCTGCTCGACCAAGCCGAACACAAACCTGCTTCGTTTATCGAAGCTGAGGTGGCCGACTTCAACCTGGATGCCCGGCAGGAAGTTCGCCTGGAAGACGAGAAGCTGATCGCCTTGTTGGCACCCGCCACCGGCGGCACGTTGTACGAACTCGACGTTCGCTCGATCTGCCACAACTTGCTGGCTACGTTGTCACGTCGCCCAGAAGCTTATCACCGCAAGGTGTTGGCAGGACCTTCCGCAGCCGGTGGCGAAGTTGCCTCGATTCACGATCGAGTCGTCTTCAAGCAGGAAGGCCTCGACAAAATGCTCCAGTACGACACCTATCAGCGTAAGACGTTGGTCGATCACTTCTTCGACAACAACGCTTCGCTGGAGCAAGTCGCACTGAACAACGCAATGGAACGTGGCGACTTTGTCGAAACGCCTTACGAAGCTAAGCTGCGTCGCAATCCTGATCGTATCCAGGTTCAAATGTCGCGAGCCGGCAATGCCTGGGGCATTCCGCTGACGATCACCAAGGGTGTAACCATGACCGCTGGTAGCAGCGTGCTTGAGATTGCCTACCTGCTGGAAGGCCTCCCACAAGATCAGGCGTTGCACTTCGCCGTGGAAATGAATCTGGCGGGCCTGCCATCGGGTGCGGATGATCGTTACTTCCACCAAGCCGACGGCAAAAAACTGGGCCACTTAGGCACGCAACTGGACCTGCACGAAGTCCAAGACTTGGGTTTAAAGGACGAATGGCTCGGAATCGATTGTCGCTGGAGTGCCGATCGCCCAACAAGCTTGTGGACGTTCCCGATCTCGACGGTCAGCCAGTCCGAAGGTGGCTTTGAGATGGTCCATCAAAGTGTTTGCATGATGCCACACTGGTGGGTTCAGGGCGACGCCGAAGGCCGCTGGAGCGTTGTCATGCAGCTCGAAATCGACACGGCCATGGCCGAAAGCCGCATGCCGAAAGTGGTTCGCGAGAGCGTGAACGCCGGTTAA
- the galT gene encoding galactose-1-phosphate uridylyltransferase, which produces MSLSSGNQLRRDPLLGYQVVIAEGREDRPQQWKPSIPPPSAMRCPFCGGHEDATPHERLALPADSSRSTDQMPWEVRVLPNIYPSLSPDFSDEVPTHQDPFYQVETASGVQEVIVESPRHVTSFSQLPEANAILTFQAYQQRLNTMRADGRCRYVQLFKNNGPAAGASLEHSHSQLMATRIVPPIVQHELDASEAYFRKHDRSYWSDLIERELADGSRIVHADENLVAFCPFASRMPFELCILPRSGQADFGGANSTLLEQLALLVRSLLVRMEKALNFPAYNYLIHTLPFDTFAKDHYHWHVEVLPRVTVRAGFEWGTGLYVNPLSPERAAQILRNSV; this is translated from the coding sequence GTGAGTCTTAGTTCCGGCAATCAGCTTCGCCGAGATCCTCTGCTCGGCTATCAGGTCGTCATTGCCGAAGGTCGCGAAGACCGCCCACAGCAATGGAAGCCATCAATCCCGCCTCCCTCCGCCATGCGATGCCCCTTCTGCGGAGGCCACGAGGATGCCACTCCTCACGAACGCCTAGCTCTTCCGGCCGATTCATCTCGGTCAACCGATCAAATGCCCTGGGAAGTTCGGGTTCTGCCAAACATTTACCCTTCCCTCTCGCCCGACTTCAGCGACGAAGTCCCCACTCACCAAGATCCGTTCTACCAAGTCGAGACGGCCAGTGGCGTCCAAGAGGTGATCGTTGAATCGCCACGGCACGTTACCTCCTTTTCCCAACTGCCGGAAGCGAATGCGATTCTCACGTTCCAAGCCTATCAGCAGCGTCTCAACACGATGCGGGCGGATGGTCGTTGCCGTTACGTTCAGCTGTTCAAGAACAATGGACCGGCGGCCGGAGCCTCACTGGAACACTCGCACAGCCAACTCATGGCTACGCGAATTGTGCCGCCAATTGTCCAGCATGAACTAGATGCCAGTGAGGCCTATTTTCGCAAACATGATCGGTCGTACTGGAGCGACCTCATCGAGCGTGAACTGGCAGACGGATCGCGGATCGTTCACGCCGACGAGAACTTGGTGGCGTTCTGTCCGTTCGCCTCTCGAATGCCGTTTGAGCTCTGCATTTTGCCACGCTCTGGGCAAGCCGATTTCGGGGGTGCAAATTCTACGCTGTTAGAACAGCTTGCCTTATTGGTACGCTCGCTCCTGGTACGAATGGAAAAGGCATTAAATTTCCCGGCATATAACTACCTGATTCACACGTTGCCGTTTGACACATTCGCAAAGGATCACTATCACTGGCATGTAGAGGTTTTGCCGCGCGTGACGGTGAGGGCCGGATTCGAGTGGGGGACGGGTCTCTATGTGAACCCTCTCTCTCCCGAGCGAGCTGCTCAGATCCTCCGCAATTCGGTCTGA
- the glgA gene encoding glycogen synthase GlgA — protein sequence MNVLFASSEIYPFAKTGGLADVGGALPVALRSLVDHVTVILPAFRHIYKSGLPIEELPIYFDVPVGGRIASGQLLKSHLPNSDVPIYFVKNDEYFDRPELYREAGNDYQDNCERFVFFSRSVLEAIRLLDLKVDLVHCNDWQTGLIPAYLNIEYRATHGYENIASVLTIHNMAYQGNFWHWDMLLTGLDWKYFNMHQMEFYGHLNFLKTGIVFADAITTVSPRYAEEIQSQPMGCGLEGALRERSKVLAGIVNGVDYTRWNPATDDALAATYDLSSWQTNKPKCKQALQEEFNLPVNPKAPVIGMVGRMADQKGFDLVAKVIRDRAKNCDCQWVILGTGEPHHEAMLRELSSMFPNKIGVKVEFCEGKARRVEAGADMFLMPSLYEPCGLNQLYSLKYGTVPVVRETGGLADTITNVTPASLEVGTANGFSFREYSAEALQDILEQALGTYRENPETWKQIVETGMSQDWSWDRSAQQYVELYEKTIKARRSM from the coding sequence TTGAACGTTCTCTTTGCCAGCAGTGAGATCTATCCATTCGCCAAGACCGGGGGTTTGGCGGACGTGGGCGGAGCTCTGCCGGTCGCTTTGCGCAGCTTAGTCGATCACGTTACGGTGATCCTTCCAGCATTTCGACATATCTACAAATCTGGCCTGCCGATCGAAGAATTACCGATCTACTTCGACGTACCGGTTGGCGGACGGATTGCCTCGGGGCAGCTGCTTAAATCGCATCTCCCGAATTCGGATGTTCCGATCTATTTTGTCAAGAACGACGAATACTTCGATCGGCCCGAACTTTACCGCGAAGCTGGGAACGACTATCAAGACAACTGCGAACGATTCGTCTTTTTCTCGCGCAGCGTGCTGGAAGCGATTCGCTTGCTTGACCTAAAGGTTGACCTGGTCCACTGCAACGATTGGCAGACTGGCCTGATCCCGGCCTACCTGAATATCGAGTACCGGGCAACGCATGGCTACGAGAACATCGCCAGCGTGCTGACCATTCACAACATGGCCTACCAGGGCAATTTCTGGCACTGGGACATGCTGCTGACGGGACTCGACTGGAAGTACTTCAACATGCATCAGATGGAGTTCTACGGCCATCTGAACTTCCTCAAGACGGGGATCGTCTTCGCTGACGCGATCACCACGGTCAGCCCTCGCTACGCCGAAGAGATCCAATCGCAGCCCATGGGTTGCGGCCTAGAAGGTGCTCTGCGTGAACGAAGTAAGGTTCTCGCAGGCATCGTGAACGGCGTCGATTACACCCGTTGGAATCCCGCGACCGACGACGCTCTGGCAGCCACGTACGACTTGAGCAGTTGGCAAACCAACAAGCCGAAGTGCAAGCAAGCTCTCCAAGAGGAGTTCAACCTGCCAGTCAATCCGAAGGCTCCCGTTATTGGGATGGTCGGTCGAATGGCCGATCAAAAAGGCTTCGATTTGGTAGCCAAGGTGATTCGCGATCGAGCCAAGAATTGCGATTGCCAATGGGTCATCCTCGGAACCGGCGAACCGCATCACGAAGCCATGCTTCGCGAACTCAGCTCGATGTTCCCCAACAAGATTGGCGTGAAGGTCGAGTTCTGCGAAGGTAAGGCTCGACGGGTCGAAGCTGGCGCCGACATGTTCCTGATGCCTAGCCTGTATGAACCATGTGGCTTGAATCAACTTTACAGCCTCAAGTACGGTACCGTTCCGGTCGTTCGTGAGACTGGTGGCTTAGCCGACACTATCACGAACGTGACGCCCGCCTCGCTAGAAGTTGGCACAGCCAATGGCTTCAGCTTCCGTGAGTACTCGGCCGAGGCGTTGCAGGATATCCTGGAACAAGCACTAGGCACCTATCGGGAAAACCCTGAGACTTGGAAACAGATCGTTGAGACAGGTATGTCGCAAGATTGGTCGTGGGATCGTAGTGCCCAGCAGTACGTCGAACTCTACGAGAAAACGATCAAGGCTCGCCGCAGTATGTAG
- a CDS encoding potassium channel family protein, whose product MPAMKHFYILGLGSFGGALARKLKKNGCRVTGVDSSRENVEEIKDDLYEAIIADATDYESLQHLNLKEANGVFISMGEDITPSLLATLHAKELGAKRIIVKGVTKDHGKLLKSLGVERVIFPEAEIAETLADRMTWPNIIDFLPIDPEYSFMEVAVPDAMVGKSLMNLNLRQQFGVWVVGVKDPMTGKLAMFPDGGYSLGLDQLLLVVGKQSSLEQLRNES is encoded by the coding sequence ATGCCCGCCATGAAACACTTCTATATCCTTGGGCTCGGGTCGTTCGGAGGCGCATTGGCTAGGAAGCTAAAAAAGAACGGCTGCCGGGTTACCGGAGTCGATAGCTCGCGTGAAAACGTTGAAGAAATCAAGGACGATCTGTACGAAGCGATCATCGCCGATGCGACTGACTACGAATCACTACAGCACCTCAATCTGAAAGAAGCAAACGGCGTCTTCATTAGCATGGGTGAAGATATCACACCGTCTCTTTTGGCCACATTGCACGCGAAAGAACTAGGCGCTAAACGCATCATCGTCAAAGGCGTTACGAAGGATCACGGCAAGCTTCTAAAGAGTTTGGGAGTCGAGCGTGTGATCTTCCCGGAAGCAGAAATTGCCGAGACGTTGGCTGATCGCATGACTTGGCCGAACATCATTGACTTTCTGCCGATCGACCCTGAGTACAGCTTTATGGAAGTCGCTGTGCCTGACGCGATGGTTGGCAAATCGCTGATGAATCTCAACCTTCGTCAGCAATTCGGCGTGTGGGTTGTTGGTGTGAAAGATCCGATGACTGGAAAGTTGGCAATGTTCCCCGATGGCGGTTACTCGCTGGGACTCGATCAGCTTCTTTTGGTCGTCGGCAAACAAAGCTCGCTCGAGCAGTTACGTAACGAATCGTAA
- a CDS encoding TrkH family potassium uptake protein: MPQLTGSIVKYPARNLVVWYLALILIGTVLLTLPICRGEGAESISRLDACFTATSASCVTGLAVRSTPDDFSFLGQLVILILIQIGGIGIMTITTYTLFNLGSKPSLRARAILTETLGASDDADLKWILRHVLLVTAFSEGAGFFILLARNLNLYDSFFESAWHALFHSISAFCNAGFALHNDSLVGFQGDIIVNLTISALIIVGGIGFPVLLDLNKNWRKGVLEGWASLHIHSKFMLIGTAFFLLGGFLGTLVLEWDGVLQEMPLWKKLLVSGFHSVSCRTAGFNTIDLASLTNATLFISMLLMLIGAGPCSTGGGFKVSTVMVMAVHAWKTFHGMSRINFARRTIPEIVIQQATATALLFTVVAIVALTALLVFEQSSVPHPKSQGVFLDAAFEVVSALGTVGLSTGFTGSLSTVGKMIIIVLMFLGRLGPISVFVALSHTQRQTPVEYPKEEPLIG; this comes from the coding sequence ATGCCACAACTGACAGGCTCGATCGTTAAGTATCCGGCCCGGAATTTGGTCGTTTGGTATTTGGCCCTCATCTTGATCGGCACCGTTCTGCTGACGCTTCCGATCTGCCGGGGCGAAGGTGCGGAATCGATTTCGCGATTGGATGCCTGCTTCACGGCGACTAGCGCCAGCTGTGTTACCGGCCTAGCCGTACGTTCCACGCCAGATGACTTCAGCTTTCTAGGGCAGTTGGTCATCTTAATCCTGATCCAAATCGGTGGGATTGGGATCATGACGATTACGACTTACACGCTGTTTAACCTGGGGAGCAAACCGAGCCTCAGAGCCCGGGCGATCCTCACAGAAACCCTCGGGGCTAGCGACGACGCCGATTTAAAATGGATCTTGCGACACGTCCTTCTGGTTACAGCTTTCAGCGAAGGGGCAGGCTTTTTCATTCTTTTGGCTCGCAACCTCAATCTTTACGACAGCTTCTTCGAGTCGGCTTGGCACGCATTGTTCCACTCGATTTCTGCATTCTGTAACGCGGGCTTTGCGCTTCATAACGATAGCCTAGTCGGCTTTCAGGGAGACATCATTGTCAACTTGACGATCTCCGCCCTGATCATCGTGGGAGGGATTGGCTTTCCCGTTCTACTCGACTTGAACAAGAATTGGCGGAAAGGGGTACTCGAAGGGTGGGCGAGCTTGCACATCCATTCCAAATTCATGCTGATTGGAACTGCCTTCTTTCTGCTGGGTGGATTTCTCGGCACATTGGTGCTTGAGTGGGACGGCGTCCTGCAAGAGATGCCGCTATGGAAGAAACTACTCGTTTCTGGCTTCCATTCGGTAAGTTGTCGAACGGCGGGCTTCAATACGATCGACTTAGCGTCGCTGACCAATGCCACGCTCTTTATCTCGATGCTGCTGATGTTGATCGGAGCAGGCCCTTGCTCGACCGGGGGTGGCTTTAAAGTCTCGACCGTTATGGTTATGGCCGTTCACGCATGGAAAACTTTTCACGGAATGAGCCGGATCAACTTTGCACGAAGAACAATCCCCGAGATTGTGATCCAGCAAGCGACCGCCACCGCTCTGCTGTTTACGGTTGTCGCCATCGTAGCCCTGACCGCCTTGCTGGTTTTTGAACAGTCAAGCGTTCCGCACCCGAAAAGCCAAGGAGTGTTCCTGGACGCGGCGTTCGAGGTCGTTTCAGCCCTGGGAACCGTGGGCCTTTCGACAGGATTTACCGGTTCGCTCTCAACCGTCGGCAAGATGATCATCATCGTGCTGATGTTTTTAGGACGGCTGGGACCGATCTCGGTGTTCGTTGCGCTTTCGCACACCCAAAGACAGACTCCGGTTGAATACCCGAAAGAAGAACCACTTATAGGATAG